In a genomic window of Lycium ferocissimum isolate CSIRO_LF1 chromosome 9, AGI_CSIRO_Lferr_CH_V1, whole genome shotgun sequence:
- the LOC132031380 gene encoding glucan endo-1,3-beta-glucosidase 12-like produces the protein MATFTLPSLFILLLSFLSVANSGSVGINYGRIANNLPSPVQVVQLLKTQGVNKVKLYDTDSNVLKSLSGSNISVTVALPNEQLSDAASKQSFTDSWVQSNILSYYPKTLIEFIAVGNEVFADPNNTTRFLVPAMKNVYSSLVKYNVASKIKVTSPVALSALGNSYPSSSGSFKPDLIEPVIKPMLGFLKQTGSPLMVNIYPFFAYIANTDTISLDYALFRDNKGQTDPKNGLVYKSLFEAQIDAVYAAMKALNFDDVAMAISETGWPSKGDESEVGATAANAAAYNGNLVRRVLTGSGTPLKPNEPLNVYLFALFNENQKPGPTSERNYGLFYPNQQKVYNIPLTKESLESEPPTVNNGSKSTVVAAPTSSPLPAPGGDVEASKAVNTWCVANEKATREKLQAALDYACGQGGADCHPIQPGATCYNPDSLEAHASYAFNSYYQKKARGTGTCDFSGAAHVVTQHPNYGSCKFPTGY, from the exons ATGGCCACTTTTACATTACCATCTCTCTTTATTCTACTACTTTCTTTTCTCTCCGTTGCGAATTCGGGATCCGTTGGAATTAATTATGGCCGAATTGCTAATAATCTTCCATCTCCAGTTCAAGTTGTTCAGCTTCTCAAAACCCAAGGGGTTAACAAAGTAAAGCTTTACGACACTGATTCCAATGTACTTAAGTCCCTTTCTGGCTCGAATATATCCGTTACTGTTGCCCTTCCTAATGAGCAACTTTCGGATGCAGCCTCTAAACAATCTTTTACTGATTCATGGGTACAATCCAACATTCTTTCTTATTACCCGAAAACCCTCATTGAATTTATCGCTGTTGGAAACGAAGTTTTCGCTGATCCGAATAACACCACCCGGTTTCTGGTACCTGCTATGAAAAACGTCTATTCTTCTCTCGTAAAATACAACGTTGCTTCGAAAATAAAAGTGACTTCACCTGTTGCACTTAGTGCTTTGGGAAATTCCTATCCTTCATCATCCGGTTCGTTTAAACCAGATCTTATCGAACCTGTTATTAAACCCATGTTGGGTTTCCTTAAACAAACCGGTTCACCCCTTATGGTGAATATTTACCCGTTTTTCGCGTATATCGCGAATACGGACACAATATCATTGGACTACGCTTTGTTTCGCGATAACAAAGGCCAAACGGACCCGAAAAATGGGCTTGTTTACAAAAGCCTTTTTGAGGCCCAAATAGATGCGGTTTACGCAGCGATGAAAGCTTTGAATTTTGATGACGTGGCAATGGCGATATCGGAAACTGGCTGGCCTAGTAAAGGTGATGAAAGCGAGGTTGGTGCAACTGCTGCCAATGCTGCTGCTTACAATGGCAATTTGGTAAGAAGAGTTCTTACTGGAAGTGGAACCCCTTTAAAGCCCAATGAACCACTTAACGTCTATTTATTCGCTTTGTTCAATGAGAATCAAAAGCCCGGGCCCACTTCCGAGAGGAACTACGGGCTTTTCTATCCTAATCAACAGAAGGTTTATAATATTCCGCTTACCAAAGAGAGTCTAGAGAGCGAACCCCCCACGGTGAATAACGGAAGCAAAAGCACGGTGGTAGCGGCGCCAACATCCTCGCCGTTGCCGGCGCCGGGTGGTGATGTGGAGGCGAGTAAGGCGGTGAACACCTGGTGTGTGGCCAATGAAAAAGCGACACGTGAGAAGTTGCAAGCGGCGTTGGACTATGCTTGTGGTCAAGGTGGGGCTGATTGCCATCCGATTCAACCGGGTGCCACGTGTTACAATCCGGATTCACTTGAGGCACACGCTTCGTATGCGTTCAATAGCTATTATCAGAAGAAAGCACGTGGGACTGGCACGTGCGATTTCAGTGGAGCAGCCCATGTTGTTACTCAACATCCTA ATTATGGCAGTTGCAAGTTTCCAACAGGATattga